A single region of the Leptothrix cholodnii SP-6 genome encodes:
- a CDS encoding TrbG/VirB9 family P-type conjugative transfer protein: MRQRLHPGSWWVGVAWAFALLAALSASASDAQATEPAPSDPRLREVIYDPQAVVTVPVRRGVVTHVQLDADEAITEVAAGLGGDCTRPESAWCVVAQAGGRSFFVKARSSASAPNNLAVLTTRRTHAFEFVVLGPGDARAPVYRLSVKAAPPPRPSVAEIPALPALPDLPPLPAPEELVLARLQAQPQVRNTDYTLAEGEHAQDIVPTLVFDDGRFTYLKFPGQREVPAAFQVLGDGSEALVNTRMEGDLMVIDRVARRFVLRAGSAVVGLWNEGFDLDSPSSGSGTTVPGVSRALKAEGTPNRSNRKRGGTGHD, encoded by the coding sequence ATGAGACAGCGACTTCATCCCGGGTCATGGTGGGTCGGTGTGGCGTGGGCCTTCGCCCTGCTGGCGGCCCTGTCCGCGTCGGCATCGGATGCGCAGGCCACCGAACCCGCACCCAGTGATCCGCGCCTGCGCGAGGTTATCTACGACCCGCAGGCCGTCGTCACCGTGCCGGTGCGGCGCGGGGTCGTGACCCATGTGCAGCTCGATGCCGACGAGGCCATCACCGAGGTCGCTGCCGGCCTGGGCGGTGACTGCACCCGGCCGGAATCGGCCTGGTGCGTGGTCGCCCAAGCCGGCGGGCGCAGCTTCTTCGTGAAGGCCCGCAGCAGCGCCTCGGCGCCCAACAACCTGGCCGTGCTGACGACCCGGCGCACGCATGCATTCGAGTTCGTCGTGCTGGGGCCGGGTGATGCGAGAGCGCCGGTCTACCGGTTGTCGGTGAAGGCGGCACCGCCGCCCAGGCCCTCGGTGGCGGAGATCCCCGCGCTGCCGGCCTTGCCGGACCTGCCACCGCTGCCGGCGCCCGAGGAGCTCGTGCTCGCCCGCCTGCAGGCCCAGCCGCAGGTGCGCAACACCGACTACACGCTGGCCGAGGGCGAGCACGCGCAGGACATCGTGCCGACGCTGGTGTTCGACGACGGGCGCTTCACCTACCTGAAGTTCCCCGGTCAGCGCGAGGTGCCGGCCGCCTTCCAGGTGCTGGGCGATGGCAGCGAAGCGCTGGTCAACACCCGCATGGAAGGCGACCTGATGGTCATCGACCGGGTCGCTCGGCGCTTCGTGCTGCGCGCGGGCTCGGCCGTGGTCGGGCTCTGGAACGAGGGCTTCGACCTCGACAGCCCGTCATCCGGCAGCGGCACCACGGTGCCCGGCGTGTCTCGTGCGTTGAAGGCTGAAGGCACCCCGAACCGCTCGAACCGCAAACGTGGAGGAACTGGACATGACTGA
- a CDS encoding virB8 family protein — MTRTTNDVRDDFFDSDWQALRQSDLARDPVDAVESEPAHSAPSAPSSLPAQPPPPPPIEDLAYQGNQTWEIDRAQLLERSERRAWQVAVAAGLLALTGITAVFVQGPLRRIVEIPIVVDRVTGETTIQQRLDVETIPTMEALDKHNLAAFVRAREGYSWMFLQRDFDQVARMAAQPVFGDYARLFEGDAALQKKLGASEDWRIRIVGVRLSPTGRKGNRGDATVTYDKAVRQTDRNLAEVVTRHVASVVFQYQPQALSKEADRLENPFGFVVTAYRSDPEINTAASGAKP, encoded by the coding sequence ATGACTCGGACCACGAATGACGTCAGGGACGACTTCTTCGACAGCGACTGGCAGGCCCTGCGTCAGTCGGATCTGGCGCGCGATCCGGTCGACGCGGTCGAATCGGAACCGGCGCACTCGGCGCCATCGGCCCCATCCTCACTGCCAGCACAGCCACCACCACCGCCGCCCATCGAAGACCTCGCTTACCAAGGCAATCAGACCTGGGAGATCGACCGCGCCCAGCTGCTCGAACGCTCCGAACGCCGCGCCTGGCAGGTGGCCGTCGCGGCCGGCCTGCTCGCGCTGACCGGCATCACAGCGGTGTTCGTGCAGGGGCCGCTGCGCCGCATCGTCGAGATCCCCATCGTGGTCGACCGCGTCACCGGCGAGACTACGATCCAGCAGCGCCTGGACGTCGAGACCATTCCGACGATGGAGGCGCTGGACAAGCACAACCTCGCCGCCTTCGTGCGGGCCCGCGAGGGCTACAGCTGGATGTTCCTGCAGCGCGACTTCGACCAGGTTGCGCGCATGGCGGCGCAGCCGGTGTTCGGGGACTACGCGCGGCTGTTCGAAGGCGACGCGGCACTGCAGAAGAAGCTCGGCGCCAGCGAGGACTGGCGCATCCGCATCGTCGGCGTGCGGCTCTCGCCGACCGGCCGCAAGGGCAACCGCGGTGACGCCACCGTCACCTACGACAAGGCCGTGCGGCAGACCGACCGCAACCTGGCCGAGGTCGTGACCCGCCACGTCGCCAGCGTCGTCTTCCAGTACCAGCCCCAGGCGCTGAGCAAGGAAGCCGACCGCCTGGAGAACCCCTTCGGTTTCGTCGTGACCGCCTACCGGTCCGACCCCGAGATCAACACCGCCGCATCGGGAGCCAAGCCATGA
- a CDS encoding type IV secretion system protein, whose product MRFHCQIRRQIVAAALGALGAFGVTPSQAQGIPVIDVANLVQTVQQVVNDITAIGNQVQQIMQLQSQLNSINGIRSLGAIFDNPLLGNYVPAEVYTQLNAIDLSGYAALSRTAKSLRDAGMVYNCLDLGGDAKARCQTTLSQPYQHKGLLQDAMQSAAGRLSQIQALMGQVNATTDQKSVQEVQARIGAENALLSHEMSQLQMLQGMADSEERIARARDREHQYEMLGRTGKVSDFLP is encoded by the coding sequence ATGCGCTTTCATTGCCAGATCCGTCGCCAGATCGTTGCCGCCGCACTGGGTGCCCTCGGCGCCTTCGGGGTCACCCCCAGCCAGGCCCAGGGCATCCCGGTGATCGACGTCGCCAACCTGGTCCAGACCGTCCAGCAGGTGGTCAACGACATCACCGCGATCGGCAACCAGGTCCAGCAGATCATGCAGCTGCAGAGCCAGCTCAACAGCATCAACGGGATTCGCAGCCTCGGTGCCATCTTCGACAACCCGCTGCTGGGCAACTACGTGCCGGCCGAGGTCTACACCCAGCTCAACGCGATCGACCTGTCGGGCTATGCCGCGCTCAGCCGCACCGCCAAGTCGCTGCGCGACGCCGGCATGGTCTACAACTGCCTGGACCTGGGCGGCGACGCCAAGGCGCGCTGCCAGACCACCTTGTCACAGCCCTATCAGCACAAGGGCCTGCTGCAGGACGCGATGCAGTCGGCCGCCGGCCGACTCTCGCAGATCCAGGCCCTGATGGGCCAGGTCAACGCGACCACCGACCAGAAGTCGGTGCAGGAGGTCCAGGCTCGCATCGGCGCCGAGAACGCGCTGCTGTCTCACGAGATGTCGCAGCTGCAGATGCTGCAGGGCATGGCCGACAGCGAGGAGCGCATCGCCCGGGCCCGCGACCGGGAACATCAGTACGAGATGCTGGGACGCACGGGCAAGGTCTCGGACTTCCTGCCCTGA
- a CDS encoding type IV secretion system protein, which yields MYSWVGSRFDAILNSYVIDVITALMAALTPVALSAMTLWVMLYGWAVLRHEVSESITTFLWKVFKIGLVLAFALQSGVYITHVADSANALAMGVASTFLPAGVDPATLTTPYTLLDHFNDAASDQAGDLMKEASPFRLDLLVAAGVFSTGSVIFLVIGLFVVTLAKVLLTFVIAVGPLFILCLAWRPTARFFDSWLSMLLNAVVLTWFAFFALGLSIAIGTAIFKAIQDGGGFLGGTFNVLGEAMRYCVLMILMAILCFQAPSLASALTGGAAVQQGIQMIQNTLMVAGLRAGSSRGAGGTVAGGVVRAGTGIPFALGRAVGSAMTQAATTSRPAYRLAALRGRT from the coding sequence ATGTACAGCTGGGTCGGTTCCCGTTTCGACGCCATCCTCAACAGCTACGTGATCGACGTGATCACCGCGCTGATGGCCGCACTCACGCCGGTCGCGCTGTCGGCGATGACGCTGTGGGTCATGCTCTACGGCTGGGCGGTGCTGCGCCACGAGGTGTCGGAGTCGATCACGACCTTCCTGTGGAAGGTCTTCAAGATCGGCCTGGTGCTGGCCTTCGCGCTGCAGTCGGGCGTCTACATCACCCATGTGGCCGACAGCGCCAATGCGCTGGCGATGGGGGTGGCATCGACCTTCCTGCCCGCTGGCGTCGACCCGGCGACGCTGACCACGCCGTACACGCTGCTGGACCACTTCAACGACGCCGCCAGCGACCAGGCCGGCGACCTGATGAAGGAGGCCAGCCCGTTCCGGCTCGACCTGCTGGTGGCCGCCGGGGTCTTCTCGACCGGCTCGGTCATCTTCCTGGTCATCGGCTTGTTCGTCGTCACGCTGGCCAAGGTCCTCCTGACCTTCGTGATCGCGGTGGGCCCGCTGTTCATCCTCTGCTTGGCCTGGCGACCCACCGCGCGCTTCTTCGACAGCTGGCTGTCGATGCTGCTCAACGCGGTCGTGCTGACCTGGTTCGCCTTCTTCGCGCTGGGCCTGAGCATCGCCATCGGCACCGCGATCTTCAAGGCCATCCAGGATGGCGGCGGCTTCCTCGGCGGCACCTTCAACGTGCTGGGCGAGGCCATGCGCTACTGCGTGCTGATGATCCTGATGGCCATCCTGTGCTTCCAGGCCCCCAGCCTGGCCTCGGCCCTGACCGGTGGCGCCGCCGTCCAGCAGGGCATCCAGATGATCCAGAACACCCTGATGGTCGCGGGCCTGCGTGCTGGATCGTCCCGGGGGGCCGGCGGGACCGTCGCTGGCGGTGTCGTGCGCGCTGGCACGGGCATTCCCTTCGCCCTGGGCCGCGCCGTGGGATCGGCCATGACCCAGGCAGCGACCACCAGCCGTCCCGCCTACCGCCTCGCCGCGCTGCGCGGACGCACCTGA
- a CDS encoding VirB4 family type IV secretion/conjugal transfer ATPase has translation MLGMSRKVGKVGTADLSGQMALQPHYWAQAHRENPLARFVPFSSLVSPHDVISRGGDYLRVWRLDGVPFECADEHLIAERHEALCSLLRSLAGGQWAVWTHRLHRRTHDALTDPREPGFARELSQAYQRRLASQPMMSNELYLTLVYRPNVSRISRALQSKHRSRQAIAEAQAEALRVMEERSALVDRVLRGFGPQLLGVREDRDQRWSEVAEFLSYLVNGRSRPIPARTGPLYRVLPTTRLSFGGDKLELRHGDQRRYAALVDIKEYADAVEPGILDTLLYEASEFIETQSFSILPRRDAMRALELQRDQLIASDDVVSSQVAEMDVALNELGDGQFCMGEYHYSLVVFGDDVADAGRRASQAIGAVGEASSLQMAPVDLVADAAWFAQMPGNWSWRPRDAKLSSRAFAALACGHNFPRGKRDGNPWGEALALLRTPSGQPFYLNLHSSPEGEDSADKKLPGNTLIIGSTGVGKTTLEMFLLVLTRKWQPAPRLVLFDLDRGCEIAVRALGGEYLAFEAGRPTGCNPLQREPTPERLQFWEQLIRTCVATTALPLLPSDERAIADAVRAVAMMPAHLRRFSTVRQNLPKTGENSLYERLGRWCDGGALGWVFDQAPDQLGLLSATRVVGFDTTEFLDLPEVRTPVMMVLLQMMDEWVNGERLIYVISEFWKALDHAVFSDFAKQKQKTIRKQNGLGIFDTQSPSDVLRHPIGRTMIEQSVTKIFLANPEAVHDEYVDGFGLSEAEYETVRSLSAQGGRRFLVKQGATSAICELDLSGLEDFITVLSATTDNVALLDELRSQVSHDPKAWIPLLQRAVRARKARAAGSQS, from the coding sequence ATGCTTGGCATGTCTAGGAAGGTCGGGAAGGTCGGCACAGCCGACCTGTCAGGCCAGATGGCGCTGCAGCCCCACTACTGGGCCCAGGCTCATCGCGAGAACCCGCTCGCGCGCTTCGTGCCCTTCTCTTCGCTGGTCAGCCCGCACGACGTCATCTCGCGCGGCGGCGATTACCTGCGGGTCTGGCGCCTGGACGGCGTGCCCTTCGAGTGCGCCGACGAGCACCTGATCGCCGAACGCCATGAGGCCCTGTGCAGCCTGCTGCGCAGCCTGGCCGGCGGCCAGTGGGCGGTCTGGACGCACCGGCTGCATCGGCGCACCCACGATGCGCTCACAGATCCGCGCGAGCCGGGTTTTGCGCGCGAGCTGTCGCAGGCTTACCAACGCCGGCTGGCCAGCCAGCCGATGATGAGCAACGAGCTCTACCTGACGCTGGTCTATCGGCCGAACGTGTCGCGCATCAGCCGGGCGCTGCAGTCGAAGCACCGTTCCCGCCAGGCGATTGCCGAGGCTCAGGCCGAGGCCCTGCGGGTGATGGAAGAACGCAGCGCGCTGGTCGACCGCGTGCTGCGCGGCTTCGGACCGCAGCTGCTGGGTGTGCGCGAAGACCGCGACCAGCGCTGGTCCGAGGTGGCCGAGTTCCTGTCCTACCTGGTCAACGGCCGCTCGCGCCCGATCCCGGCCAGGACAGGGCCGCTGTACCGCGTGCTGCCCACCACCCGCCTGAGCTTCGGTGGCGACAAGCTGGAGCTGCGCCACGGCGATCAGCGTCGGTATGCCGCGCTGGTCGACATCAAGGAATACGCCGACGCGGTCGAGCCCGGCATCCTCGACACCCTGCTCTACGAGGCCAGCGAGTTCATCGAGACGCAGAGCTTCTCGATCCTGCCGCGCAGGGACGCGATGCGGGCCTTGGAGCTGCAGCGCGACCAGCTGATCGCCAGCGACGACGTGGTCAGCAGCCAGGTCGCCGAGATGGACGTGGCGCTCAACGAACTCGGCGACGGCCAGTTCTGCATGGGTGAGTACCACTACAGCCTGGTGGTGTTCGGCGACGACGTGGCCGACGCCGGCCGGCGCGCGTCACAGGCCATCGGCGCGGTCGGCGAGGCGTCGAGCCTGCAGATGGCCCCGGTCGACCTGGTCGCCGACGCGGCCTGGTTCGCGCAGATGCCGGGCAACTGGTCGTGGCGTCCACGCGATGCCAAGCTGTCCTCGCGCGCCTTCGCGGCGCTGGCCTGTGGCCACAACTTCCCGCGTGGCAAGCGCGACGGCAACCCCTGGGGCGAGGCCCTGGCCCTGCTGCGAACGCCGTCTGGCCAGCCCTTCTACCTGAACCTGCACAGCAGCCCGGAGGGCGAGGATTCGGCCGACAAGAAGCTGCCGGGCAACACCCTCATCATCGGCTCGACCGGCGTCGGCAAGACCACGCTGGAGATGTTCCTGCTGGTGCTGACGCGCAAGTGGCAGCCCGCGCCCCGGCTGGTGCTGTTCGACCTGGACCGTGGCTGCGAGATCGCGGTGCGCGCGCTCGGCGGCGAGTACCTGGCCTTCGAGGCCGGCCGGCCCACCGGCTGCAACCCGCTGCAGCGCGAGCCGACGCCCGAGCGGCTGCAGTTCTGGGAGCAGCTGATCCGCACCTGCGTGGCCACCACGGCCCTGCCGCTGCTGCCGTCCGACGAGCGTGCCATCGCCGATGCGGTGCGGGCGGTGGCGATGATGCCGGCCCACCTGCGGCGCTTCTCGACCGTGCGCCAGAACCTGCCCAAGACCGGCGAGAACAGCTTGTACGAGCGCCTGGGGCGCTGGTGCGATGGCGGCGCGCTGGGCTGGGTGTTCGATCAGGCGCCGGATCAGCTCGGACTGCTGTCGGCCACCCGCGTGGTGGGCTTCGACACCACCGAGTTCCTGGACCTGCCCGAGGTGCGCACGCCGGTGATGATGGTGCTGCTGCAGATGATGGACGAGTGGGTGAACGGCGAGCGCCTGATCTACGTGATCTCGGAGTTCTGGAAGGCGCTGGACCACGCGGTCTTCAGCGACTTCGCCAAGCAGAAGCAGAAGACCATCCGCAAGCAGAACGGGCTGGGCATCTTCGACACCCAGAGCCCGTCGGACGTGCTGCGCCACCCGATCGGTCGGACCATGATCGAGCAGAGCGTCACCAAGATCTTCCTGGCCAACCCGGAGGCGGTGCACGACGAGTACGTCGACGGCTTCGGGCTCAGCGAGGCAGAGTACGAGACGGTGCGCAGCCTGAGTGCCCAGGGTGGCCGGCGCTTCCTGGTCAAGCAGGGAGCCACCAGCGCGATCTGCGAGCTGGACCTGTCGGGGCTGGAAGACTTCATCACCGTGCTGTCGGCCACCACCGACAACGTCGCGCTGCTCGACGAGCTGCGCAGCCAGGTCAGCCACGATCCGAAGGCCTGGATTCCGCTGCTGCAGCGCGCCGTGCGGGCGCGCAAGGCGCGTGCGGCCGGGAGTCAGTCATGA
- a CDS encoding type IV secretion system protein VirB3 has protein sequence MLAEAIYKGATRPAMKLGIPLVPLVVLFGGGMLLIVWGGTLLSWWLSLAVLLALVPALLWMSWVTARDEQRFRQMAIATKLKLHDRNHAFWCARSYSPTLYAGARDAWHV, from the coding sequence ATGCTGGCCGAGGCGATCTACAAGGGCGCGACCCGCCCGGCGATGAAGCTGGGCATCCCGCTGGTGCCGCTGGTCGTGCTGTTCGGTGGCGGGATGCTGCTGATCGTCTGGGGCGGCACGCTGCTGAGCTGGTGGTTGTCGCTGGCCGTCCTGCTGGCCCTCGTGCCGGCCTTGCTGTGGATGAGCTGGGTCACCGCCCGGGATGAGCAGCGTTTCCGCCAGATGGCGATCGCCACCAAGCTCAAGCTGCACGACCGCAACCACGCGTTCTGGTGCGCGCGCAGCTACTCACCCACCCTTTACGCAGGAGCACGCGATGCTTGGCATGTCTAG
- a CDS encoding TrbC/VirB2 family protein, which produces MLSHLDVRRPALPLFALALALGPVLAQAQGFDKINTTVTNVNAILVTVSVAVVTIAIIWAGFKMIFQGARLTDVANVLIGGTLIGGAAAFASFIVA; this is translated from the coding sequence ATGCTCTCGCACCTCGATGTCCGCCGTCCTGCCCTGCCACTCTTCGCGCTCGCCCTGGCCCTCGGCCCGGTGCTTGCGCAGGCCCAGGGCTTCGACAAGATCAACACCACGGTCACCAACGTCAACGCCATCCTGGTCACGGTCTCGGTGGCGGTCGTGACAATCGCGATCATCTGGGCCGGCTTCAAGATGATCTTCCAGGGCGCGCGCCTGACCGATGTCGCCAACGTGCTGATCGGCGGCACGCTGATCGGTGGCGCGGCGGCCTTCGCCAGCTTCATCGTGGCCTGA
- a CDS encoding lytic transglycosylase domain-containing protein — translation MDASPFLALAMACAPQVDSRTTHALATVESSLNPHAIGVVGGVLVRQPRYRQEALVTARSLQAQGWNFSVGLAQINVRNVRRMGLRLEDAFEPCTNLRAMQTILGDCYARSTVLGSTGPARDQHRLRQALSCYYSGNFETGFRHGYVQRVLDAARRMPSAIPLPVRHRP, via the coding sequence ATGGACGCCAGCCCCTTCCTGGCCCTCGCAATGGCTTGTGCGCCCCAGGTAGACAGCCGCACCACCCATGCACTGGCCACGGTCGAGAGCAGCCTCAATCCGCATGCGATCGGCGTGGTCGGCGGGGTGCTGGTGCGCCAGCCTCGCTACCGCCAGGAGGCACTGGTCACGGCCCGCTCGCTGCAGGCCCAGGGCTGGAACTTCAGTGTCGGGCTGGCCCAGATCAACGTGCGCAACGTGCGCCGCATGGGCCTGCGCCTGGAAGATGCCTTCGAACCTTGCACCAACCTGCGGGCTATGCAGACGATCCTGGGCGACTGCTACGCGCGATCGACGGTGCTTGGCAGCACCGGCCCGGCACGCGACCAGCACCGGCTGCGGCAGGCCCTGTCCTGCTACTACAGCGGCAATTTCGAGACTGGCTTCCGGCACGGCTATGTGCAGCGGGTGCTCGACGCCGCACGCCGCATGCCATCGGCCATTCCCCTCCCTGTTCGCCACCGCCCCTGA